Proteins co-encoded in one Arachis hypogaea cultivar Tifrunner chromosome 11, arahy.Tifrunner.gnm2.J5K5, whole genome shotgun sequence genomic window:
- the LOC112720746 gene encoding light-harvesting complex-like protein 3 isotype 2, chloroplastic, which produces MQLQAMATTMASFSPPSRFTATPSSSQHSKPHLLNAFLPLRPRPRPKNTPLLLFSPLKAASDNGVGTAVELPPPTEQQAVPESPPPAAVGTNGSVGGAVAEEVKSVVSGFVDPRWVGGTWDLKQFQKNGNTDWDAVIDAEARRRKWLEDNPESSNNENPVVFDTSIIPWWAWMKRFHLPEAELLNGRAAMVGFFMAYLVDSLTGVGLVDQMNNFVCKTLLFVAVVGVLLIRKNEDVETLKKLWEETTFYDKQWQATWQEDENSSTSKKE; this is translated from the exons ATGCAATTGCAGGCCATGGCCACAACCATGGCATCTTTTTCTCCTCCATCACGCTTCACAGCCACACCTTCTTCCTCACAACACTCCAAACCCCATCTTCTCAATGCCTTCCTCCCTCTCCGGCCCAGGCCCAGGCCCAAGAACACtcctttgttgctcttctctcCCTTGAAGGCTGCTTCTGACAATGGGGTTGGAACTGCAGTGGAACTACCGCCGCCGACGGAGCAGCAGGCTGTGCCGGAGTCTCCTCCACCGGCGGCGGTAGGAACAAATGGGTCCGTTGGTGGTGCGGTGGCTGAGGAAGTGAAGTCTGTTGTGAGTGGTTTTGTGGACCCCAGATGGGTTGGAGGGACGTGGGACTTGAAGCAGTTTCAGAAAAATGGCAATACCGATTGGGATGCTGTTATCGATGCTG AGGCTAGGAGGAGAAAATGGCTTGAGGATAATCCAGAATCATCCAACAACGAGAATCCTGTAGTTTTCGACACCTCCATCATACCTTGGTGGGCATGGATGAAAAGGTTCCATCTCCCTGAAGCTGAATTACTCAATG GTCGTGCTGCAATGGTAGGATTCTTTATGGCCTATCTGGTTGATAGTTTGACAGGAGTAGGTCTAGTTGATCAAATGAACAACTTCGTTTGCAAAACTCTTCTGTTTGTAGCAGTGGTGGGAGTTCTTCTGATCCGAAAGAACGAGGATGTCGAAACTCTTAAGAAGCTTTGGGAGGAGACAACATTTTATGACAAACAATGGCAAGCAACTTGGCAGGAGGATGAGAACTCAAGCACTTCCAAAAAAGAGTAG